The genomic region ccgtTCTCCATTCTCCATCCCCACATCCACCTCTGAACTGCTGTTATCTGTGTCTCTACCTTCCTTCTGTCTTCAACCTTCCTTTCTTCTTTTTGGGGTTCACCCCCCTTCAATAAtttccctgcttctctctcttcactctctttcccgtcctcttccctctttccctcccttcctctctccatccggCCTCTGTCGGCCTCTGGTAGAGGTCACCATGTGGGCCAACTACATTGTCCAGCCAGAGGAGGATGGCCGTATGGGGGTGGTAGGAGCTGGGGCCCATGGGGGCCTGGCCGGCCTGGCAGGGGTGAAGGGAGGGGGGCGTGCTACGAGGCGGACCCCTAGGATGAGTGACAGCCAGGAGGGGAAGATCAAGCTGGCGTTCTTTGTGGCCATTGTGGGTGTGACCCTGACAGTGCTGGGGGTGGGAACAGAGTTCTGGGTGGAGCTGGCCACGCCCAAGACCTGGAGTAACAACCAGACGTGTCAGACAGCCCACTACGGCCTGTGGAAGGGGTGTACCCGCACCCTGTGGGTGGACGACATCGAccccgagagagagagctgtggccCCGCCGATCTGCCCGGAGGtgaggaacctgtctgtctgtctgtctgtctgtctgtctgtctgtctgtctgtctgtctgtctgtctgtctgtctgtctgtctgtctgtctgtctgtctgtctgtctgttgcattAGGGCAGGCCATGAGTTGATTTTGGGGACAGGTTAGTTCATATCCTTCATCTCATTTTGATGACAACACTGTAAAAATGGATTCTGACTAGAGGGAGTAAAGCTACGACCGGAAGGGAATATTTcagagcaggttaggagaatttgcGCAGGGGTTTAGGATAATTAaagtggcaggttaggagacttaggttaaggttaggaaaagggttagggttagctaaaatgctctcctaacctgTAACGAAAAGCCTCTTCCAGTCATAGCTGGACTCCCTCAAATCACAACCGCAGAGATGGAGGTAACGATGGAGGTAACTGGGGCACTGATTTCATGACCAACCCCTGATTGCACTGCAgtgctgtgtgtgttagttagggcttcctccccttcctctgtaATGATCTGTAAACATAGGATAGGTGGAAGCAATGTGTTGGATGTCTCCCAGGAATGTGCATCaatatgtgggtgtgtgtatgcatttgtacattgtatgtatgcgtgtgcgtgccctttgtctgtgtgtgcgcgAGCGTGCTTATGCAAACGTGTGTGAATAGAAGGCGTGTATGCCAGCTTTGCTGCGTGTGTATCTGGGTCATCCTACAGATAATGTGCAAATTGAGTCCTTAAAGGAATACTGCTTTGAAATGGAGCCAGTCTGAATTTGACAAATCTGAATGTGGCTACTGGTCTGTCTGTTAGTTATCTAGCTATAGGCATCAGATTTTTAGAATCGTTGGTGAGTCAGAAAAGGATGTTTCCAGTATCCTTGTAAAGATCCAAACTTTCAGTGTGTTTATATAAGACAGACGCTTCCCTTTTACTGCATGATGGAGCTTCGTCTTTCGGAATATTTCAATGGATTGTCATTATTACTATTTAATTTAAATTTCTTTCAGTTTTAGAATTTCCCTTTATTGAATGATCAGtcgaaaatacattttgattgcaGGTATTCTTCATTATAGTGTTTTTTTTCATAAAGTCTTCtctataaaataaaaaacaaaaaatattttttgacATTTCAGGAAAAGAAAGCTAATAAACTACGATTTTCAGCCACTTCCTCCATCCTGTACTGTTACGTTCTTCCATGTAAGTCTGTTATCTGTGGAATGACCCGTTTCTGTCTGTAGGGATCGTCCAGTGGTGGATGAATGCAGGTATTAAAGCACTTGTCCCACAGAGGGGGCCAGACAGGGCCTACGGCAGGATGAGGTAGCCATCTCCTGTATTCGTGCTTTATCTGTCAGAATAGTCTGATATTCggccaaatcaaatgtatttatatagcccttcttacatcagctgatcaatcaaagtgctatacagaaactcagcctaaaaccccaaacaggaagcaatgcaggtgtagaagcacggtggctaggaaaaactccctagaaaggccaaaaagaaaggaagaaacctagagaggaaccaggctatgaggggtggccagtcctcttctggctgtgccaggtggtgattataacagaacatggccaagatgttcaaatgttcataaatgaccagcatggtcaaacaataataatcacagtagttgtcgagggtgcaacaagtcagcaccttaggagtaaatgtcagttggcttttcatagccaatcattgagaatatctctaccgctcctgctgtctctagagagttgaaaatagcaagtctgggacaggtagcacgtccgttgaacaggtcaggattccatagccgcaggcagaacagttgaaactggagcagcagcagcaaggagtcatcatgccaggtagtcctggggcatggtcctaggtctcaggtcctccgagagagagaaagaaagagagaaagagagaattagagagagcatacttaaattcacacaggacaccagataagacaggagaaatactccagatataacagactgaccctagccccccgacacataaactactgcagcataaatactggaggctgagacaggaggggtcaggagacactgtggccccatccgatgatacgcccggacagggccaaacaggaaggatataaccccacccactttgccaaagcacatcccccacaccactagagggatatcttcaaccaccaacttaccatcctgagacgaggccgagtatagcccacaaagatctccaccacggtaCAACCCAGGCTAGGAGTGGTTGGCTTTGATACACTAGCAATGATGTATGTATTGTTTTTAATAggatgtatatatattttacattgtaTAAATATAAAATAGCTTTATTTCATTTTGCAGTCTTGATTTAGCTTGTTTTATTAGGGTGGATGAATCCTATGAATGTTCATATCTATTACAATGTAGATTACACGCTATATCCATCTGGTGCATTGTTTATCAGCCTCCGGTATTTTAGAGGGCTGATTCACCTTGGATGTCTAGTCGATAAACATCTATGTCTGACTCACCTTGTGTGTCTTGTCTAGCAGATAAACATCTGTGTTTACGATGACGGTCTGTGTGTTGGAGTCGAGTCAGTATCTATTCTGACACTTCCTTGTCTCCGTGCGTCAAAACACTGTTGGCCCACAGCGCCTGACAGACAggctctgcagtgtgtgtgtgtggacttctCATGTTTGGAGAAAAACAACTGTTTCTCCATCTGTGTGTCTCTATTTCACATTCATGTTTACATGCCCCTGGCGCCTGTCCCTGGGAAacaacatcacagtcattctctgtcactgtctgtcagtgCCAGACCAACTAATACATCATACAACACTCACTGCTACTGTACATTACCATAAcctctgactaactgactaagCCACTCAGGTGGACTAGTGGACAGGAGTGCAGAAGGACAGGTGGACCGGGGGACAGGAGGGCAGGTGGACCGGGGGACAGGAGGGCAGGTGGACCGGGGGACAGGAGGGCAGGTGGACCGGGGGACAGGAGGGCAGGTGGACCGGGGGACAGGAGGGCAGGTGGACCGGGGGACAGGAGGGCAGGTGGACCGGGGTACAGGAGGTCAGGTGGACCGGGGGACAGGAGGGCAGGTGGACCGGGGGACAGGAGGGCAGGTGGATCGGGGGACAGGAGGGCAGGTGGACCGGGGGACAGGAGGGCAGGTGGACCGGGGGACAGGAGGGCAGGTGGACCGGGGGACAGGAGGGCAGGGGGACAGGAGGGCAGGTGGACCGGGGGACAGGAGGGCAggtggacaggtagacaggtggaGAGCTTGAGAAGTAGATCTCACTATAAATCTGTGGTCATAATATACACGTTTCCTGTAATGCACCAGTGTTGCAGACAGAATGGCATTAAGGTTGATAGGAGAGTCTGTTGTATGTGTTTGTACTTGTGTGTTtgattttactatccttgtggtgACCAGATGTCAAACAGTCTAAAATAACCCTTTTCCTTAAGGTTTAGGGGTAGGGTTTgggattaaggttagggaaaataggattttgaatgggaatcagtTTTTTGGTCACCactaggatagtaaaacaaacatgtgtgtgtggctgtgtgtttgtgggtccctctgtgtctctgaccaCACAGAGTATGCAGGGCTGACTACCAGACAGGGGGATTGAggaagaacagcagaggacgagagaaaaatatatttatctatctcatatatatatacagtatgtatatgagagagagaggaagagcagcagaggacgagagaatatatatagtgtgtatatatatacagttgggcaaaaaagtatttagtcagccaccaattgtgcaagttctcccacttaaaaagatgagaggcctgtaattttcatcataggtacacttcaactatgacagacaaaatgagaaaaataaatccagaaaatcacattgtaggatttttaatgaatttatttgcaaattttggtggaaaataagtatttggtcaataacaatcaatattttgttatataccctttgttggcaatgacagaggtcaaacgttttctgtaagtcttcacaaggttttcacacactgttgctggtattttggcccattcctccatgcagatatcctctagagcagtgatgttttggggctgttgctgggcaacacagactttcaactccctccaaagattttctatggggttgagatctggagactggctaggccactccaggaccttgaaatgtttcttgtgaagccactcctttgttgcccgggcggtgtgtttgggatcattgtcatgctgaaagacccagccacgtttcatcttcaatgcccttgctgatggaaggaggttttcactcaaaatctcacgatacatggccccattcattctttcctttacacggatcagtcgtcctggtccctttgcagaaaaacagccccaaagcatgatgtttccacccccatgcttcacagttgagtttttaccaaaaagttatattttgatttaatctgaccatatgacattctcccaatcttcttctggatcatccaaatgctctctagcaaacttaagacgggcctggacatgtactggcttaagcagggggtcACGTCTGGCACTGCctgatttgagtccctggcagcgtagtgtgttactgatggtaggctttgttactgtggtcccagctctctgcgggtcattcactaggtcgccccgtgtggttctgggatttttgctcaccgttcttgtgatcattttgaccccacggggtgagatcttgcgaggagccccagatcgagggagattatcagtggtcttgtatgtcttccatttcctaataattgctccaacagttgatttcttcaaaccaagctgcttacctattgcagattcagtcttcccagcctggtgcaggtctacaattttgtttctggtgtcctttgacagctctttggtcttggccatagtggagtttggagtgtgtctgtttgaggttgtggacaggtgtcttttatactgataacaagttcaaacaggtgccattaatacaggtaatgagtggaggacagaggagcctcttaaagaagaagttacaggtctgtgagagccagaaatcttgcttgtgtgtaggtgaccaaatgaccaaaaatattttccaccataatttgcaaataaattaattaaaaatcctacaatgtgattttctggatttttttcttctcattttgtctgtcatagttgaagtgtacctatgatgaaaattacaggcatctcatctttttaagcgggagaacttgcacaattggtggcttactaaatacttttttgccccactgtaaatatataaaggcagagagaggaagagtgtcTGTCTAATGCAGTATTAACCAAGCCCCATGTAATCTTCTCTTTTCCTTCCTTCATCTCGTTCACCTCCCTCtcatctgtctccctctttctctttgttctcacccctccctccatctgcccACTCTATcactccctatctctccttccccctctttctcatgCTCtctgcgttctctctctctctccttctgtctcttcctccttaCAAATGTCTTGctttctcttcccccctccacctgccccctctttctatctctccttctccctctcttccatcacccctctctctctccttctctttcgtGGCACCATATGTGCTGTGAATATGGGACTGTGTAGAGCAGTGAGCAGTGTTTCTCTTGGTGCTCCCACGACACAAAAGATAAAATGTGTCTTCATGTCTAGGAGGACAGAGGGGATGGATGCACAGGGACCAGCAAtatactctgtgtgtgtgattttccctctctgtttctcttctcagAATCCAACTGCACATACTTCAAATTCTTCACCAATGGACACAACGCAGTCATATTTAAGAAGACAACCCACAAGAGTAAGTCAGCATCTTAAGTCTCGCCTATgccgcctcctcctccttctctccctctctccctctctttctctctctctcaccttccccctccttctctccctctctttctctccctctcccctttctctctttctcacagtGCTGTATTTATCCCCTGTGATGTCACTCAGATGCACAATGCTCACTGTGATGTCACTCTCAGATGCACAATGCTCACTGTGATGTCACTCTCAGATGCACAATGCTCACTGTGATGTCACTTTCAGATGCACAATGCTCACTGTGATGTcactctgccctccctccctcattctcctctgtcttcctctccaaCACCTCTTCACTCTTTCTCTAACCACTTCTCCCTCTATTcacttcctctccatccctctctcctcctcctctcattctgtctcccccgtctctcttccccctcccttctctttctcctagACCTGAACATAGCGGCTGCTATCCTAGCAATGATAGCTCTGTCTATGATGGTGATGGGAGCAATCTGTATCACCATGTCCCTCAGTAAAGGAGTGCCCTTCTTCCTCAAGCCCGCCTCCTTCTGCTTCATCCTATCAGGTAAGGTGAAATAGACTACAAAGAGAGCAGTCACTATTCTGGGTATAGACTTAGACCTCCCtgtagtgaaataaacaatcaaaaatgtacattaaactcacaaaagttccaaaataatacaaatatttcaaatgtcatattatgtctatatacagtgttgtaattatGTGCAAAGTACAACATGGAAAATTAATacacataaatataggttgtatttacatttgtgtttgttcttcactggttgtcctttGCTTCTGGCAACAGTTCACAGATagtgctgctgtgatggcacactgttgtATTTTAcgcaatagatatgggagtttatcaaaattggatttgtttttcaaattatttgtgggtctgtgtaatctgagggaaatatgtgtctcaaatattgtcatacatttggcaggaggttaggaagtgcagctccgtTTCAACTTCATTTTGGGGCATTGAGCACATAGCCTGCATTCTCTtcagagccaggtctgcctacggctccctctctcaatagcaaagctatgctcactgagtctgtacacagtcaaagatttccttaatttggGTCAGTCAGAGTGGTCAAATAGcatgttttcctacttacaaagcatgtagaggcctgtaatgttGATCATAGTTActcttcaactgtgagagacggaatctaaaacaaaaatcccaaaatcacattgtatgatttttaagtaattattttgcattttattgcatgacataagtatttgatcacctaccaaccagtaggaattccggctctcacagacttgttagtttttctttaaaaagccctcctgttctccactcattacctgtattaactgcacctgtttgaactcgttacctgtataaaagacacctgtccacacactctatcaacctctccacaatggccaagaccaaagagctgtgtaaggacatcagggataaaattgtagacctacacaaggctgggatgggctacaggacaataggcaagcagcttggtgagaaggcaacaattgttggcgcaattattagaaaatgcgAGAAGTTCAAGATAACGGTCAATCAccttcggtctggggctccatgcaaggtctcaccccgtggggcatcaatgaggaaggtgagggatcagtccagaactacacagcaggacctgctcaatgacctgaagagagctggaacCATAGTCTCAAAgtaaaccattagtaacacactacgccgtcattgattaaaatcctgcagcgcactcAAGgttcccctgctcaagccagcgcatgtccaggcccgtctgaagtttgccaatgaccatctggatgatccagtggaggaatgggagaaggccatgtggtctgatgagaaaaaaatagagctttttggtctaaactcaaCTCGCCgcgtttggaggaagaagaaggattagtacaacccaagaacaccatcccaaccgtgaagcatggaggtggaaacataattCTTTGGTGATGCTTTTCTGTAAAGGGCACAGGACGACTGctccatattgaggggaggatggatggggccatgtatcgcaagatcttggccaacaacctccccCCCTCTGTAAGAGCattttccagcatgacaacgacccgaaacacacagccaaggcaacaaaggattggctccataagaagcatctcaaggtcctggtgtGGCCAGTCTctagacctgaacccaatagaaaatctttggagtgaACTGAAAGTTCGTATTgaccagcaacagccccgaaacctgaaggatctggagaaggtctgtatggaggagtgggccaaaatccctgctgcagtgtgtgcaaacctggtcaagaactacaggaaacgtatgatctctgtaattgcaaacaaaggtttctgaaCCAAATATtatgttctgcttttctgatgtatcaaaaatcaaaatcaaatcaaatcaaatttatttgtcacatacacatggttagcagatgttaatgcgagtgtagcgaaatgcttgtgcttctagttccgacaatgtagtaataaccaacaacaataaccaacaacaattacttccggcgccgacagagatggccgcctcgcttcgcgttcctaggaaactgtatcaaatacttatgtcatgtaaaaaaatgcaaattaattacttaataaTCATACaaaatgattttctggatttttgttttcgattctgtctctcacagttgaagtgtacctatgataaagtACCTACCTCTACATGctctgtaagtaggaaaacctgcaaaatcatcaGTGCAGTTCTccccagtatatatatatatatatatatatatatatatatgtatatatgtatatatatgtatatatgtatatatatgtatatatgtgtatatatatatatatgtgtatgtatatatatatatatgtgtatgtatatatatatatgtgtatgtatgttgaagagggtggggcttaagctgcatccctgtctggggcggcagggtagcctagtcgttagagcgttggactagtaaccgaaaggttgcaaggtacaaatctgtcgttctgcccctgaacaggcagttaacccactgttcctaggccgtcattgaaaataagaatttgttcttaactgacttgcctagtaaaataaataaaataaataaaaaacccacagtcctgtggaaagaaatgtgtgttttctgCCTCatacttgtttgtgtacatggattttataacaTTGTATGCTTTTCcctcaacaccactttccatcaatttgtacagctctctctcccctcatacctactctctgtctcaccttcctactccttctccccctctccctccctctacatccatTCCCCATccccacttcctccctccctccctctctcccacaggtCTACTGGTCCTGCTGTCTATACTGGTGTTTCACCAGTCAGTGTTGGCCCtgttgtcatctgaccactcCATACCGCTCCACCACGAGCTCTCCTGGTCCGTGACCTGTGTGGGCTTCGCTGGGGCCATCCTCATCATGGGGGGgatccttttcctgttcctctccctcccttataGCTCCTGGGAGAAATGTCTGCCTCAATGCAACAGCAGCACTACCTAGCACAATGGAGGCCCAAAAGAGGCCAAAAGCACATAACTGGTGGAAAAATGTTTCGTTTTATATCAGGATTGTAATcaaactccagtcctcgagggatTTAGTTGCTGGCTTTAGTTGTCAGGTATAAATCAGACACTGATCAGAACAACTACAACCAGTAGACACTGATGCCACCCAGGAGTTGAGTTGGAGACCCCTGTTTATATTGTCAGTTATATTGTGAAACTAGACTGAAAGACTGACTAACTTGTAGGTCGACACAGTGTTTACTTAATGCAATAACAATGATGCTCACTAACTGTGCCTTGATCTCTACAAGCCTGCCCTAAAGCCTGCGACCTCACCAGAAAACACTATGTAGACCACAACTTCCCCACCTTTGGCATCATGACCAACCTATAGCTTTTAGACGTTTCTGACAACCTACCAAAGAACAAGCAATGTTTCTAAGCAGTTCCCGGTCTTTACCAGGGGGGTAATGCTGGgttaaacaaaaccaaagcaGGCTTTGATGTCTTAACTTGTCCAttgactgcttacagggtaaggaaaccaatatgtcatTTAGTTATTGAACTAGTTCTTTAAACACAACTTCAACCACACTGTAGTTGTAGATAAAGACCCAGCAGTGGGGTGCAGCATCCTGTCTGTACTATGAACTATGTACTAACCATTACTTATTGATAGTGTTACTTAGCCAATTAAATcacatgggggagggggggggggagttgcTATGGGTAGGTCACTACCGTTGCTAAGGGAGGAGATACTTTATTGTTTCCAGGAAGTGGCACAGCCATCCCTGCTACATGAAACGCCTTGCAGGTTGTCACTATTAATCTATTATGAATGATTATGACGCCTTACACTTAATAACTAGAAATAATATATTCTCTATTTATTATCTACACATTGTCCACATGAATGAATGCTGTTTTTAAGTAAGAATGTGTGAATGATTTAATATATGTATGGAAGTATTGTATAGCCTCACTTTACAAGCACAGCTCTGTATATAAAATAtgtgtttatattttatttataccTGCACACTGTAGCTTAGGGaggtgtttttagtttttagctTATTCAAA from Oncorhynchus masou masou isolate Uvic2021 chromosome 29, UVic_Omas_1.1, whole genome shotgun sequence harbors:
- the LOC135520639 gene encoding voltage-dependent calcium channel gamma-6 subunit-like; its protein translation is MWANYIVQPEEDGRMGVVGAGAHGGLAGLAGVKGGGRATRRTPRMSDSQEGKIKLAFFVAIVGVTLTVLGVGTEFWVELATPKTWSNNQTCQTAHYGLWKGCTRTLWVDDIDPERESCGPADLPGESNCTYFKFFTNGHNAVIFKKTTHKNLNIAAAILAMIALSMMVMGAICITMSLSKGVPFFLKPASFCFILSGLLVLLSILVFHQSVLALLSSDHSIPLHHELSWSVTCVGFAGAILIMGGILFLFLSLPYSSWEKCLPQCNSSTT